Genomic segment of Thermodesulfobacteriota bacterium:
ACCCAGCGGAAGTCGCGCCCGTCGGACACGAACCGGACGTTGCTGGTGTGGAACCGGAAGTGCCGGTGGTGGAAGAAGGCGTTATGGTGGAAGTGGTCGTGGATCCCGAAGACGAACCCCACCGAGACGAACGAGTGGAACGGCGACCAGCACCATCCGAACACCGGATCGCTGTACCAGTAGCCGCTGTGATACGGGTACCAGCCCCACGGCTCGTACGACACCCATGTCCATCCGTACGGGGAGATCCAGACCCAGCGCCCGTACGTGTACGGCGACCAGCCGGCCGCAACGCGGGGACGCCAGACGTAGCCGTACGCCGGCGTGTGGACCCATTCGCCGTAATCGCGCAGCTCGTATCCGACCACCGGCGGGACGCCGGCGCTGCGCTCGGTCTCCGACAACGGCTCGGGCAGCGGCTCGCTGTCGGGCGGGCCCTCGTACCTCGCGACCGTGATGTCGCGGCCGATCGTCGCCGTGTCCCCCTCGTTCATCCGGTATTTCGCGCCGTCCTGCGAGACCGACGCCTCGCCCCGCCGGACGACGAGCCGCGTGGTGTCGTCGTCGTTCACCGTGAGCCAGTACCGCCCCGGCGTCGGGAATTCCGCCCGGCCGCCGCCGGGGACCCGGACGTTCACGGGCGCGAAGTCGTCGCCCGGCAGGTCGAACCGGATCTCGCCCGCCCGCAGGCGGAAAGCGGTCTTCTGCTCCGCCATCTCCCGAACCTCAAGGTCGGTGCCCGACCGGAGCAGGACGAACTGCCCGCCGTGGAACTGCAGCTCGGCTTCGGATCCCTCGGGGACGCTGACCCGGCTGTTCGGCGTCAAGGGGGTGTTCGTCGAGGCCTCCGCCCAGTCGCCGTCCTCCGCGGACCGGGTCCAGGCCGTCCCGGCGAGCACCTTGAGGCGCGCTATCGAATACGCCGGGATCCCCTCGTCGTCCGTCTCGGCTGCGGATACGGGCGCAACGAAAGCGATCGAGGCGAAAATCATCAGAAAAAGGGCTTGCTTTGCGAGCTTCATGGCAAGCGATCCTCCCCTCGCATCATGCAGATTAGACGGGTCCCGGGGCGGGAAATATTCAATCCGGGCGAAGGTTATCGGCCCGGCGCGGCGATGGCCCTCACCTCGATCGATTCGACCTTCCCGGGGGGATCGAAGAACACCGCCATGAAGGGGACGGATTCCCCCTTCGGGATCTCCCGGCTCCCGGACTTCCGCGTCAGGAACTCCTCGACGGCGTCCTGCTTCATGTGGCGCAGCACCTGGTTCTCGATCCAGTTTCCCGCGAGGACCTCCTTCTCCATGCGGAACGCGTTGTCCTGCCCATAGAGCAGCGCCCGGATGCGGATATCGCCCGTCTCGATCCGGGCGACGTTCGTGACGTTCCCCGCGACGGCGAAGATCGTTCCCCCTTCGTATGCGTTATCCAGGAAATAGCGCACGTCGCTGACCTCGTAGACCGGCCCGGCGTTCGTTCCCTTCGCGGAGGCGTCCTGCGTTCCCTGCGCGCGCCCGCTCCCTCTGAACCGGTCGAAATACCCGGTCCCGAAAAAGAGCGCCGCCCCGGCCAGCAGCAGGACCCAGAGGACGGCCAGCACGACGAACAGGGGACTGGCGTACGGAGGCCGCTCGCGGACCGTCACGGGCTGTTCCTTCCGCGCCGCGGAAACGGCCGGCCCGGCCTTCGGCGGCTCTTTCGGAACGGGGGGAACGGCTTCCCGTTCGGCCGCGGGAGCGGGCTGCTGCCGGAACAGGTCTTCCAGCGCGGACGCCAGCGCCTCTGTCCCGTAGGAGGAATCCGTTCGCCGTGTCAACTCGGGTGGGAGGTCCCGCGAGAGATCGCGCGGCTCGGGAGATTCGGGCGGCCCGGCGGGCTCCCGATCCTGCTCCCCCTCGATCTCGCGCAGCAGCTCCGCCATCGCCCGCGTCGGGTCGGCGGCGGGCGGCGGTTCCGGGGACGGCTGCGGCTCCGTTACGGGCTCGTCCGGCGGCGGCGCAAGCGAGATCGCCGGCTCGGGCACAGGCACGGGCACGGGCTCGGGCGGCGGCGCGGGCTCGGGCGGCGGTTCCGCGAAGGCCGGCAGATCGGGATTCTCGACGACGATCTGCCCGCCGCACTTCCGGCAGCGGACGCGGATCGCCCGCGAATCCTTGAACAGGGATTTCGCGAGCCGGAAGCGGGAGCCGCAGCTCCCGCATTCGATGACCATGATCATAGGGGACGCACTCCGTTTTCGGGACGCGGGATCATTATCGAAATTAGCCCC
This window contains:
- a CDS encoding DUF6600 domain-containing protein, producing the protein MKLAKQALFLMIFASIAFVAPVSAAETDDEGIPAYSIARLKVLAGTAWTRSAEDGDWAEASTNTPLTPNSRVSVPEGSEAELQFHGGQFVLLRSGTDLEVREMAEQKTAFRLRAGEIRFDLPGDDFAPVNVRVPGGGRAEFPTPGRYWLTVNDDDTTRLVVRRGEASVSQDGAKYRMNEGDTATIGRDITVARYEGPPDSEPLPEPLSETERSAGVPPVVGYELRDYGEWVHTPAYGYVWRPRVAAGWSPYTYGRWVWISPYGWTWVSYEPWGWYPYHSGYWYSDPVFGWCWSPFHSFVSVGFVFGIHDHFHHNAFFHHRHFRFHTSNVRFVSDGRDFRWVPLRPGERFRRADIPRGDARLARFDRRLEGGRVFSRSGPSGGGSRSEWRDVTVVRTERQAAIRTDSSGSGRRDVRQVRPELRGSVPQGSRGQGGSQQRQPQVTAPRSGSGSSGSSGSRSAPVVRDGATRSGGSGSGSGGGSRGGGGSGARSRDSAPVEMERAPARPAPDRSIGGGSGGSRGGDDSRGGGEFRGGDRGGGSRGGGEFRGGGGSRGG